One window from the genome of Jiangella alba encodes:
- a CDS encoding PucR family transcriptional regulator: protein MGKLANDPAQGSPELPAGGGRVPSRAVAGLTVRKAMEIPALAGARLLAGERGLDRVVQRANIMEVPDILPWVKPHELLLTTGYPLRNTPQGLPGLVTELDARGLAALAVKLHRYLDALPDEMIHEADRLGLPLLLLPDAIGFDDILNQVLTGVLNKQAAALERSWEVHHALLSVVLEGGGLTELVTKTSAVLGVPVMVTTADGRVLAEGGNVDDLASWRHTPCFDTSGRFRTEYEPGGVHSHVDVPGWHAVVPIVAGRVDHGRIVAFARHRALDGADVNVLERAATVAALAVNKQLAVTAVESKYRGDFLRDVLSGRAGDRERIVAHCESLGWDVGRDLVVVVAELDPEAGPAASSGLQLRPVQERFTVAWQSVMGRRDPRAAVVGFAQEVVALLPAGPDPSTAVREVVRQVSGDGGGGRRSFSTGVSRIVDDPSRLPVGYEQARRAVDVGRQMNGRGSLAHFDSLGSFRLLSQIEDRDELRGFVRETLHGLAADDDPEMEDLRHTLKVLLDTNLNVAEAARQLHFHYNTLRYRISKLERMLGPFTTDPELRLDLALALKVLQMRGLS from the coding sequence ATGGGCAAACTTGCCAACGATCCGGCCCAGGGTTCGCCGGAGTTGCCAGCCGGCGGCGGCAGGGTGCCGTCCCGCGCCGTGGCCGGGCTGACGGTGCGCAAGGCGATGGAGATCCCCGCGCTGGCCGGTGCGCGGCTGCTCGCGGGCGAGCGCGGCCTCGACCGCGTCGTCCAGCGCGCCAACATCATGGAGGTCCCCGACATCCTGCCGTGGGTGAAGCCGCACGAGCTGCTGCTCACCACCGGCTACCCGCTGCGCAACACGCCGCAGGGGCTGCCCGGCCTCGTCACCGAGCTGGACGCGCGCGGGCTGGCCGCGCTCGCCGTCAAGCTGCACCGCTACCTCGACGCGCTGCCCGACGAGATGATCCACGAGGCCGACCGGCTCGGGCTGCCGCTGCTGCTCCTGCCCGACGCCATCGGGTTCGACGACATCCTCAACCAGGTGCTCACCGGCGTGCTGAACAAGCAGGCCGCGGCGCTGGAGCGGTCGTGGGAGGTGCACCACGCGCTGCTGTCCGTCGTGCTGGAGGGCGGCGGGCTGACCGAGCTGGTCACGAAGACGTCCGCCGTGCTCGGCGTGCCGGTCATGGTGACGACCGCCGACGGCCGGGTGCTGGCCGAGGGCGGCAACGTCGACGACCTCGCGTCATGGCGGCACACGCCGTGCTTCGACACGTCCGGCCGGTTCCGCACCGAGTACGAACCCGGCGGCGTCCACTCCCACGTCGACGTGCCCGGCTGGCACGCCGTCGTCCCCATCGTGGCCGGGCGGGTCGACCACGGGCGCATCGTCGCGTTCGCCCGGCACCGCGCCCTCGACGGCGCCGACGTCAACGTGCTGGAACGGGCCGCGACGGTGGCCGCGCTCGCGGTGAACAAGCAGCTCGCCGTCACCGCCGTCGAGAGCAAGTACCGCGGCGACTTCCTCCGCGACGTCCTGTCCGGCCGGGCCGGCGACCGCGAGCGCATCGTGGCGCACTGCGAGTCCCTCGGCTGGGACGTCGGCCGCGACCTCGTCGTCGTCGTGGCCGAGCTCGACCCCGAGGCCGGGCCGGCCGCGTCGTCGGGGCTGCAGCTGCGGCCCGTGCAGGAGCGGTTCACCGTCGCCTGGCAGTCGGTCATGGGCCGGCGCGACCCGCGCGCCGCCGTCGTCGGGTTCGCGCAGGAGGTGGTCGCGCTGCTGCCGGCCGGCCCGGACCCGTCGACCGCGGTGCGCGAGGTCGTCCGCCAGGTCTCCGGCGACGGCGGTGGCGGCCGGCGGTCCTTCTCCACCGGCGTCAGCCGCATCGTCGACGACCCCTCCCGGCTGCCCGTCGGGTACGAGCAGGCCCGCCGCGCCGTCGACGTCGGGCGGCAGATGAACGGCCGCGGCTCGCTCGCCCACTTCGACAGCCTGGGCTCGTTCCGGCTGCTCAGCCAGATCGAGGACCGCGACGAGCTGCGCGGCTTCGTCCGCGAGACCCTGCACGGCCTCGCCGCCGACGACGACCCCGAGATGGAGGATTTGCGGCACACCCTCAAGGTGCTGCTCGACACCAACCTCAACGTCGCCGAGGCCGCGCGGCAGCTGCACTTCCACTACAACACGCTGCGGTACCGCATCTCCAAGCTCGAGCGCATGCTCGGCCCGTTCACCACCGACCCCGAGCTGCGGCTGGACCTCGCGCTGGCGCTGAAGGTGCTGCAGATGCGCGGGCTCAGCTGA
- a CDS encoding RNA polymerase subunit sigma-70 gives MAEALMTRARAGDQDAFAQLVDPFRRELQLHCYRLLGRLPDAEDAVQETLLAAWRGLPEFEGRASVRGWLYRIATRRCLNAIRDAGRRPPLAPVPPFDAPEPTRHQEVPWLQPYPDALLPEAAYLRHEQVELAFVAALQQLPPRQTAALVLCDVLGFPLAEAAELLDTSATAVKGTLQRARSTLRTTAHRPPAAGGAAERDLTERFTRAFVADDVAAVIALLTDDAWLAMPPAPHQYDGTAAIAGFLRASADWRAGRRYTQRPARANGQPAFGLYLDGAPAGLVVLTLDADRVAGVTRFMDDTLYPWFGLPRAFG, from the coding sequence GTGGCCGAAGCGCTCATGACCCGCGCACGAGCCGGCGACCAGGACGCTTTCGCCCAGCTCGTCGACCCGTTCCGGCGGGAGTTGCAGCTGCACTGCTACCGCCTGCTCGGCCGCCTCCCCGACGCCGAGGACGCGGTGCAGGAGACGCTGCTGGCGGCGTGGCGCGGGCTGCCGGAGTTCGAGGGGCGGGCGTCGGTGCGCGGCTGGCTGTACCGCATCGCGACGCGCCGCTGCCTCAACGCGATCCGCGACGCCGGACGACGGCCGCCGCTCGCGCCGGTCCCGCCGTTCGACGCGCCGGAGCCGACGCGGCACCAGGAGGTCCCGTGGCTGCAGCCGTACCCGGACGCGCTGCTGCCGGAGGCGGCCTACCTGCGCCACGAGCAGGTCGAGCTGGCGTTCGTCGCGGCGCTGCAGCAGCTGCCGCCGCGGCAGACGGCCGCGCTGGTGCTGTGCGACGTGCTCGGCTTCCCGCTCGCGGAGGCGGCGGAGCTCCTGGACACGTCGGCGACGGCGGTGAAGGGGACGCTGCAGCGGGCCCGCTCGACGCTGCGGACGACGGCGCACCGGCCGCCGGCCGCGGGCGGCGCCGCCGAGCGCGATCTCACCGAGCGGTTCACCCGGGCGTTCGTCGCCGACGACGTCGCGGCCGTCATCGCACTGCTGACGGACGACGCGTGGCTGGCGATGCCGCCGGCGCCGCACCAGTACGACGGCACGGCCGCGATCGCCGGCTTCCTGCGCGCCAGCGCCGACTGGCGGGCCGGCCGCCGGTACACGCAGCGGCCGGCGCGGGCGAACGGCCAGCCGGCGTTCGGCCTCTACCTGGACGGCGCGCCCGCGGGCCTCGTCGTCCTCACCCTGGACGCGGACCGGGTCGCCGGCGTCACGCGGTTCATGGACGACACGCTGTACCCGTGGTTCGGGCTGCCCAGAGCGTTCGGCTGA
- a CDS encoding nuclear transport factor 2 family protein: protein MTRAALDVALAYHHAWAGGDLDAALSYIADDVVCEAPPGRLTGRDAYRGFLEPYVSQLVSATLIAAFGDDDTALVMYDSVTRLVDRAPGAECVHVEGGRIVRSWFIFDRAPFMAARAAVVGSGDAEGTAS from the coding sequence ATGACCCGTGCCGCCCTGGACGTCGCGCTCGCCTATCACCACGCGTGGGCCGGCGGCGACCTGGACGCCGCCCTGAGCTACATCGCCGACGACGTCGTCTGCGAGGCCCCGCCCGGCCGCCTGACGGGCAGGGACGCCTACCGAGGGTTCCTGGAGCCGTACGTGTCGCAGCTGGTCAGCGCCACGCTGATCGCCGCGTTCGGCGACGACGACACCGCCCTCGTCATGTACGACTCCGTCACCCGGCTGGTCGACCGCGCGCCCGGCGCCGAGTGCGTCCACGTCGAGGGCGGCCGCATCGTCCGCAGCTGGTTCATCTTCGACCGCGCGCCGTTCATGGCCGCCCGCGCGGCCGTGGTTGGATCGGGAGATGCCGAAGGCACCGCTTCCTGA
- a CDS encoding TIGR03618 family F420-dependent PPOX class oxidoreductase encodes MPKAPLPDDVSAFLAGPHPAVMATTGPAGPVSVATWYLWEDGRVLVNLDESRKRLDHLRADPRVSLTVLADGDWYTHVSVQGRVVDLHDDVDLADIDRLARHYTGSAYKRRDRRRVSAWIDVDRWHGWGRLENTDVDHHRRG; translated from the coding sequence ATGCCGAAGGCACCGCTTCCTGACGACGTCAGCGCGTTCCTCGCCGGGCCGCACCCGGCCGTCATGGCGACCACCGGGCCGGCCGGCCCGGTCAGCGTCGCCACCTGGTACCTGTGGGAGGACGGCCGGGTGCTGGTCAACCTCGACGAGTCGCGGAAGCGGCTGGACCACCTGCGGGCCGACCCGCGGGTCAGCCTCACCGTCCTCGCCGACGGCGACTGGTACACCCACGTCAGCGTCCAGGGCCGCGTCGTCGACCTCCACGACGACGTGGACCTGGCCGACATCGACCGGCTGGCCCGCCACTACACCGGCTCGGCGTACAAGCGCCGCGACCGCCGCCGCGTCAGCGCCTGGATCGACGTCGACCGCTGGCACGGCTGGGGTCGCCTCGAGAACACCGACGTCGACCACCACCGCCGCGGCTGA
- a CDS encoding GNAT family N-acetyltransferase: MELRAEEPADHEAVEEVHRQAFGDDGEHVAGLARGLRDLLSPTSGLSLVAVEHGEVVGHVMFTRSVLDAAERLVDVLVLSPVGVLPARQRTGVGSALIRRGLDLADEQGAPAVFLEGSPGYYPRFGFRPGEPLGFRKPSLRIPDAAFQVRLLGDYEPWMTGTLVYSEVFWNHDAVGLR; the protein is encoded by the coding sequence ATGGAACTGCGTGCCGAGGAACCCGCCGACCACGAGGCCGTCGAGGAGGTGCACCGGCAGGCGTTCGGCGACGACGGCGAGCATGTGGCGGGGCTGGCCCGAGGCCTGCGCGACCTGCTCTCCCCCACGAGCGGCCTCTCGCTGGTCGCGGTCGAGCACGGCGAGGTCGTCGGGCACGTGATGTTCACGCGCAGCGTCCTCGACGCGGCGGAACGGCTGGTCGACGTGCTGGTGCTGAGCCCGGTCGGGGTGCTGCCGGCCCGCCAGCGGACGGGCGTCGGGAGCGCGCTGATCCGGCGCGGCCTCGACCTCGCCGACGAGCAGGGGGCGCCGGCGGTGTTCCTGGAGGGCTCGCCGGGCTACTACCCGCGGTTCGGGTTCCGGCCGGGCGAACCGCTCGGGTTCCGCAAGCCGTCGCTGCGCATCCCGGACGCCGCGTTCCAGGTGCGGCTGCTCGGCGACTACGAGCCGTGGATGACCGGCACCCTCGTGTACTCGGAGGTCTTCTGGAACCACGACGCCGTCGGCCTGCGCTAG
- a CDS encoding aspartate carbamoyltransferase catalytic subunit, with amino-acid sequence MIRHLLSAGDLSLEDATLVLDTADEMARLTEGRAVKKLPTLRGRTVVNLFFEDSTRTRTSFELAAKRLSADVVNFSAKGSSLSKGESLKDTALTLEAMGADGVVVRHSASGAPYRLATSGWINACVVNAGDGTHEHPTQALLDAFTMRRHLGELAGKQIVIVGDVLHSRVARSNVLLLATLGAKVTLVAPPTLLPNGVEHWPCETSLHLDDALGGADAVMMLRVQSERMNDAFFPSAREYSRRYGLDSRRQALMPPGALVLHPGPMNRGMEITAEVADSARSVIVEQVTNGVYVRMAVLYLMLAGTTGATNEEAA; translated from the coding sequence ATGATCCGCCACCTGTTGTCGGCCGGTGACCTGTCGCTGGAGGACGCGACGTTGGTGCTGGACACCGCGGACGAGATGGCCCGGCTGACCGAGGGGCGCGCGGTGAAGAAGCTGCCGACGCTGCGGGGCCGCACCGTGGTGAACCTGTTCTTCGAGGACTCCACCCGCACTCGCACGTCGTTCGAGCTGGCGGCGAAGCGGCTGTCCGCCGACGTCGTGAACTTCTCGGCGAAGGGGTCGAGCCTGTCGAAGGGCGAGAGCCTCAAGGACACGGCGCTGACGCTCGAGGCGATGGGCGCAGACGGGGTCGTCGTGCGCCATTCCGCCAGCGGCGCGCCGTACCGGCTGGCGACGTCGGGCTGGATCAACGCGTGCGTGGTCAACGCCGGCGACGGCACCCACGAGCACCCGACGCAGGCGCTGCTCGACGCGTTCACCATGCGCCGCCACCTGGGCGAGCTGGCGGGCAAGCAGATCGTCATCGTCGGCGACGTGCTGCACAGCCGGGTCGCGCGCAGCAACGTCCTGCTGCTGGCGACGCTCGGGGCCAAGGTCACGCTGGTGGCCCCGCCGACGCTGCTGCCCAACGGCGTCGAGCACTGGCCGTGCGAGACCAGCCTGCACCTCGACGACGCGCTGGGCGGGGCCGACGCGGTCATGATGCTGCGGGTCCAGAGCGAGCGCATGAACGACGCCTTCTTCCCGTCGGCGCGCGAGTACAGCCGTCGCTACGGCCTCGACTCCCGGCGCCAGGCGCTGATGCCGCCCGGCGCGCTGGTGCTGCATCCCGGCCCGATGAACCGCGGCATGGAGATCACGGCCGAGGTCGCCGACAGCGCCCGCTCGGTCATCGTCGAGCAGGTCACGAACGGCGTCTATGTGCGCATGGCGGTCCTGTACCTGATGCTCGCCGGCACCACCGGCGCGACGAACGAGGAGGCGGCATGA
- a CDS encoding dihydroorotase yields MSGTLITGARVLGADPQDLLIRDGVIVALGADARAEAGAGGGADEAGGAGGVTTIDAAGLIVLPGLVDLHTHLREPGREDAETVETGTRAAARGGFTAVHAMANTDPVADTAGVVEQVWRLGREAGHADVRPVGAVTVGLKGERLSELGAMAESAAGVRVFSDDGICVHDAMLMRRALEYVKAFDGVIAQHAQEPRLTEGAQMNEGELSGRLGLRGWPNVAEEAIVARDVLLAAHVGSRVHICHLSTKGSVEIVRLAKERGLPVTAEVTPHHLLLTDELVAGYDPRYKVNPPLRSAEDVAALREALADGTIDIVATDHAPHPVEAKDCEWDAAAFGMLGLETALSVVQHTMVDTGLLDWAGVADRLSFAPARIGRCDTGDHPHGRPIAAGEPANLTLVDPSTTTTVDPSASASLSRNTPYEGMKLPGTVVATFLRGRPTFLREGVTP; encoded by the coding sequence ATGAGCGGCACCCTGATCACCGGCGCACGCGTCCTCGGCGCAGACCCGCAGGACCTGCTGATCCGCGACGGCGTCATCGTCGCGCTCGGCGCCGACGCACGAGCCGAAGCCGGCGCCGGCGGGGGAGCGGACGAGGCCGGCGGCGCCGGCGGCGTCACCACCATCGACGCGGCGGGGCTGATCGTGCTGCCGGGCCTGGTCGACCTGCACACGCACCTGCGCGAGCCCGGCCGCGAGGACGCCGAGACCGTCGAGACGGGGACGCGGGCGGCGGCGCGCGGCGGGTTCACCGCCGTCCACGCCATGGCGAACACCGACCCCGTCGCCGACACCGCCGGTGTCGTCGAGCAGGTGTGGCGGCTCGGGCGCGAGGCCGGGCACGCCGACGTCCGCCCGGTCGGGGCGGTCACGGTCGGCCTGAAGGGCGAGCGGCTGTCCGAACTCGGCGCCATGGCCGAGTCGGCGGCCGGCGTCCGCGTGTTCTCCGACGACGGCATCTGCGTCCACGACGCCATGCTCATGCGCCGGGCGCTGGAGTACGTGAAGGCGTTCGACGGGGTCATCGCGCAGCACGCGCAGGAGCCGCGGCTGACCGAAGGCGCCCAGATGAACGAGGGCGAACTGTCCGGACGGCTGGGGCTGCGCGGCTGGCCGAACGTCGCCGAGGAGGCCATCGTGGCCCGCGACGTGCTGCTGGCGGCGCACGTCGGCTCGCGCGTGCACATCTGCCACCTGTCGACGAAGGGGTCGGTCGAGATCGTCCGGCTGGCGAAGGAGCGCGGCCTGCCGGTGACGGCCGAGGTGACGCCGCACCACCTGCTGCTGACGGACGAGCTGGTGGCCGGCTACGACCCGCGCTACAAGGTCAACCCGCCGCTGCGCTCCGCCGAGGACGTCGCGGCGCTGCGGGAGGCGCTGGCCGACGGCACCATCGACATCGTCGCCACCGACCACGCGCCGCACCCGGTCGAGGCCAAGGACTGCGAGTGGGACGCCGCCGCGTTCGGCATGCTGGGGCTCGAGACGGCGCTGTCGGTCGTCCAGCACACCATGGTCGACACCGGGCTGCTCGACTGGGCCGGCGTCGCCGACCGCCTCTCCTTCGCCCCGGCCCGCATCGGCCGCTGCGACACCGGCGACCACCCGCACGGCCGGCCCATCGCCGCCGGTGAGCCGGCCAACCTCACCCTCGTCGACCCGAGCACCACCACCACGGTCGACCCGTCGGCATCGGCGTCGCTGTCGCGGAACACGCCCTACGAGGGCATGAAGCTGCCGGGTACCGTCGTCGCGACCTTCCTGCGCGGCCGGCCCACGTTCCTGCGCGAAGGTGTCACGCCGTGA
- the carA gene encoding glutamine-hydrolyzing carbamoyl-phosphate synthase small subunit — translation MTTSAAALLVLEDGRTFRGRSYGAPGETFGEAVFSTGMTGYQETLTDPSYHRQVVVQTAPHIGNTGVNDDDPESGRIWVAGYVVRDPARRPSNWRSRRSLDDELAAQGVVGISGIDTRALTRHLRERGAMRVGISTVETDADALRRRVLDSPEMLGADLAAEVSTQQPYVVKAEGERRFTVVALDLGIKTMTPRRMAERGIETHVLPATATIDDVLSRQPDGLFLSNGPGDPATADHPMRVVQAALERDLPFFGICFGNQVFGRALGFGTYKLGYGHRGINQPVQDRGTGKVEVTAHNHGFAVDAPLEGTTATPYGTAEVSHVCLNDDVVEGLALRDGAGRLKGFSVQYHPEAAAGPHDAAYLFDRFSDVMSAKKEA, via the coding sequence ATGACGACGAGCGCAGCGGCGCTGCTCGTGCTCGAGGACGGCCGGACGTTCCGTGGCCGCTCGTACGGCGCGCCCGGCGAGACGTTCGGCGAGGCCGTCTTCTCGACCGGCATGACCGGCTACCAGGAGACGCTGACCGACCCGTCCTACCACCGCCAGGTGGTGGTGCAGACGGCGCCGCACATCGGCAACACCGGGGTGAACGACGACGACCCCGAGTCCGGGCGCATCTGGGTGGCCGGCTATGTCGTCCGCGACCCCGCCCGCCGCCCGTCGAACTGGCGCAGCCGGCGCAGCCTCGACGACGAGCTGGCCGCCCAGGGCGTCGTCGGCATCAGCGGCATCGACACCCGCGCGCTCACCCGCCACCTGCGCGAACGCGGCGCCATGCGCGTCGGCATCTCCACCGTCGAGACCGACGCCGACGCGCTGCGCCGGCGGGTCCTCGACAGCCCCGAGATGCTCGGCGCCGACCTCGCCGCCGAGGTCAGCACCCAGCAGCCGTACGTCGTGAAGGCCGAGGGCGAGCGCCGGTTCACCGTCGTCGCCCTCGACCTCGGCATCAAGACCATGACGCCGCGGCGCATGGCCGAGCGCGGCATCGAGACGCACGTGCTCCCCGCGACGGCGACCATCGACGACGTCCTGAGCCGGCAGCCGGACGGCCTGTTCCTGTCCAACGGACCCGGCGACCCCGCGACCGCCGACCACCCGATGCGGGTCGTACAGGCGGCGCTCGAGCGCGACCTGCCGTTCTTCGGCATCTGCTTCGGCAACCAGGTGTTCGGCCGCGCGCTCGGCTTCGGCACCTACAAGCTCGGCTACGGGCACCGCGGCATCAACCAGCCGGTCCAGGACCGCGGCACCGGCAAGGTCGAGGTGACGGCGCACAACCACGGTTTCGCGGTCGACGCCCCGCTGGAGGGCACGACGGCGACGCCCTACGGCACGGCCGAGGTCAGCCACGTCTGCCTCAACGACGACGTCGTCGAGGGCCTGGCGCTGCGGGACGGGGCAGGACGGCTGAAGGGCTTCTCCGTCCAGTACCACCCCGAGGCCGCGGCCGGCCCGCACGACGCCGCCTACCTGTTCGACCGGTTCTCCGACGTCATGTCGGCGAAGAAGGAGGCCTGA